The Magnolia sinica isolate HGM2019 chromosome 11, MsV1, whole genome shotgun sequence DNA window TGGTGATCCAAACTTTTCATCTAGTCGGTCCCGCTATAGATTGACTATATGGAAAAATACAGCTGATTTCACGACAATGAACGAACAAATGATCAATAGACTCCGCACAACTCATGCACAACATGCAGATATATAGGATCATCATTCCCCTTTTGTCAGATTGTCTATGATCAAGACTCTCTTCCTTCCAACTAACCAAGCAAAGGCCACCACTTTCAAAGGGGCTCCATAGTGCCACAACATGACTGTCGGAATTTGACCTCACCCAACTGATGGCAAAACAACTTCTAAAAGGAGGAAACCGAAAAACAACGTACACTTGCCTTACACCACATCATcctacacacacccccacaccaCCAAAACTGATATGACTCGAGTGATAGCAGGTCGTATCAAACGATCTTTAATACCATGGAAGGGATATGACCGCTTCTTCACTTACCAAGGATAGGCCCTAAGTTGGAATAGTTGGCAGAATAGGATTTGCGTAGCTGATCCCAagtagttgggacaaggctacgatgatgatgcatgtgtcttattaTCTTGAAGCACTTcaatcttttctttattttagcATATCTGCTACCACAATTACTATCCCATAACCTTGCGGAGGACCTCAAACAAAGGTTTCATTAATTTTATGCAAACCCAAAATGATGATGACAGTGGTGCCCCTGTATTATCATCATCAAGCACATCAGTTTTCTTTACGTTACTATAAACACTGATACAATTTTACGTTACTATAAACGCTGATACAATTACTATCCcagccttccaaaaaaaaaaaaacaacactaTCCCATAACTTTGTTGAGGACTCAAATGAAAATTCTTTTCTTTTACAGAAActcaggatggatggattgaaagCCCATAAGAATAAGTTCGACATATGGATGTAACATACACTACATCAAGGGATGGGGTCCGTATATCTGACTATGTTAAAGGGGAATGAAGTATAAAAGCTAGAATGGCTTAAAGAAACAAGATCACTCGAATGGCTCAATACATGAGTAGGTTTGCAATCCAACTCTCATAATACATATGTGAGATCCAAAAGTTGTTCATCAAGTTAACCTGAGCAGGTATGTGCTGTGCCAAGAAAATCGGGTTATCTTAGCATTAGGCACAACACATGCACATTGACCGTGGACGCTTTGTCAATTCAAATTTACCAAACGTCAGACATGCATGCCCCACCTCATATGTGGACCAGCCTACTTTTGGGCTATAACAGATAcatagcatggcccaccagagggaTACATAAGATCTCGCATACATTTTAGCAGGTGAGGGGAGTAGGATATCAAAATCCTACACTTCCAAGTAGCCATCTAATTACTCCAACATGATAATAAGGTGGAAAAATGCTGGTGGATTTTTGTTGAAGgataaaaaaaattcatgaaGCAGAAgcattttttgaaggaaaaatgcTGGTGAATATTACTGTCACCGATGTGCTAAAATGAAATTTACTTCAAATGGATTTTGATGCAAACTAACAAGAAAAGTGGAAACCGAGTTTGACTTACGCCTCAAGCTTTGAATCTCTTTCCATGTGAGATTGAAGGAAAAAATTCCAGCATTCGCCTGAATTTCGGGAATAGTGGCAAAATGAGAACTGAAGGGTGACTGAACTACTGCCGTGCCATCAAAAAGATTTATAGAATTTAGGCATATGGGGATCCCATCTTTAGTCATTTGAACAGAACAATCAATAACATCTGCGCCATCTTCAACAGCTTGTCGATAAGCCAGATCAGTGGAACCAGCATACATCCCACTAGCTCCATTATGTGAGATAATTATTGGTTTTTCTGAAACATGCCACAAGATGACATAAGAAGGTTGACATTGAGTTACTTATATTTGTAATCAAGCATTAAGTTTTAAGAGTTTTGCTGCTAAGCCcacaagcattttttttttccaaatgcaaCCCAGATAGCCACATGTGACAACCAAAAATTGCATGGGACATTCAAGCTACCATTATGGGGGCCACACTGTGTAGATGACCATGACCAGAAAATCAGACTGGTCCACTCTTCTGGCAGCCACACGTGTTCAATTAATGCGGACATCCGTCAGTTGTTTATAAACAAGGGAGACCTACCTGAAGAATTAATCAGCCTGAATTTGGGCCTTGTCATCTGCATTGGGGCCCAACTGATGCACTGCTTGGACATCCAACATGTCAAGTTGCCACATGTAGAGGTGCGTGAGGGCTTAGACTTTTTAACCCAAGGGTACCGTTGGCAAgttagaaaagaaaatgaaaggcaTAGGATAGCAACATACCATATTCAGAACTATTCTTGTTTATGTGAGAAAAGCAACCTGCAGTAATACTGAGAAATCAATATCCTGAAAAAAATATTTCTCTAAAGCGAACATGTGGCTTAGTAACAAGTCAACAGTAAACAAATCAGAGCAGCTGTCACAATGAAGTTATGCTCCAAATCGATCAGATTACAGCTAAAATATCAAAAGGccagaaagaggaaaagaaaagaaaaataagaaattaaagaGGCCACAGGTATAGTTGAACAGTTCAGTTAAAATGGCCATAACTTGCAACTAATCTATCACTCCAAGCTAACAGAAATGATACATAAATATGTTTACTTTGCCTCACAAGTAAAAATCACTAACAAACAAGCACTAGATTTACAAAAACAAGTTCCGAGTGTTATGAAGATATACAAATCTCTCAAGGGTATGCCAATAGCCAAAGTTAGTAGAGTCCGAGTCCCTCTGCTGGTGGGGTTGCTCTGCTAGTAGGATCATAGAGGTTACATATATATGTGAATTGGGGTGTGATTTCATGGGCAGCCAGAAGACTCCAGAACCATGGAGGTTTATTTTATGGCAAATGAAAATAAAGATATGATGACATCCTTAAGCTTCTCTTTCCaaataagggtggcaatgggctgggtccAAGTTAGGTTGGGTCAAAGTCagcccaagcctgacccatttactaaatgggccaagaattttcacccaaccagtgacccaacccaacccatttaatGGCAATTAAGTCGGGCTTGACTGACCTGACCCAGCCCGGCATGACCACACtcaaatttatgaatgaaatatgGGCCTAAAGGTATGCCTAGCCCTTCCAACTAgcagatacatgcaaacatacaTAGATCATCTGTATGCATCTATACTTATTGTCTATTAATTTGTTCTGGATTTTGAGCCAGGTTGGGTCAGGTCATGTAGCCCAGCCCACTGATAAGCTATACGGGAGGGTCAGGTTGGGTAGGGTTCAATCTGAGCCCAACCTatttacttaaatgggccacattttcTAACCCAAGCCTGAACcactacccatttagcttggcccAAACCTTACCACAGAAGTGGGTAGGGCCAGTTCCCCCACCAggccgacccgacccaacccattgccacccctatttCCATACCCAGGCTGCTCACATGCACAGTGGCAAGCATCCTCAATCTGCTCAAGTGACTagtctttttttgaaagatgagaataTTACTGCTCAAGTGACATgtcttttttgaaagatgagaatcTTATTAAGAAATAAAGGAAAATACAGGACACGGAACAAGAGacgataagaaaaaaaaataaagcaaagcAAAAAAGCCACCCAAAAACAAAAGCTGTCCCCCAACAGCTCAAGTGACTTGTCAGCACAAGCCTTGCTAAAAACAACAGGTACAAAAGCAGCCTTCACAGCTAACCATGCGAAGCAACCTCGGTAAGAATAATATTGCCATGAAGGTACATCAAGAGGCACCAGGTTTGGAGAGCGGCAACCAGTTTCACCAAACGGGCACAAGTGCAGGTGCACTGAACAAAGGTGGAGGCTTGGTTTTCTTAATGGCCGAATCCCCTCAGCACAGTGGATCCAACAGTTGGTGCAAACTACTTATAGCGGATGATAGTAATGACACTTCTATTTCTATTTAGGAATAGGAGTCTAGGAATGCCCTAAACTTCTCGAAGTTTGTAAATGAGTCAAGACTATGAACTTTACAATGAGAGGATTAAAAGAAACTCACCTATGGCCTCTGATGGAGTTATAGGAAAGTCCGACAGTACACCATCAACAGAGAAATCAGTATTGTCTATGAAAGATAAAATCTCAGCTAGTGGATCATAACTGTAATTGTAGCTTAAAGGTACGTCATTCATGAAATCCGATGCAAAAACTTCCAGCCCTTCTTTATGAGCATCCAATACAAGAGAGGTGTGGGGTTGTAAATAGAGATCCATGTTTACCGGCCATATGTAGCCCTTGGGAACAAGAATTCCAGAAGCAAATGTCTTCAAGAACGTAAGATTCTTCAAGAGAGAACCAAAAGTTTGGTTGGTCGAAGGCTCGGTAACTTCTGGCTCTAGAAACCGAAAAACCAACTTTGTTTTGCTTCTATTAAACATTGCTCCAATATTTGTCAAGAAAGCCACTTCTGGTGATGAAATGTAGTCAATAATGACACGTCTTGAAACAGAATGCACAAAGTTTCTCATGCTCAAATTATGTTGCTTGAAGAACATGTCATGCTGCAATAAAGATGAGAACAGAAAACCAACTCAGTTCAAAAAAGCTAATGCATAGGAAGCCCGTTCATGTAGATTACGAATTTTAAATGCAGAGGAAGTTTCAGAATTCAATTCAAATTTGGAGCCTTTGCAAGTTACAGTACTGGTGATGCCAATAGAAACTTATGAAAAAGAGAATAGGCAAACTGCAATGCAAACTCTGCAAGAGTTTAGCTGAGCCCACACACAACTACTTGTTTGGTGCACATCAAAACCttgcatcaggtgggacccactgaagaTGACCTGGCCCAAGAAATCAAGCGAATCGAATCATCAGGAAGGCCCTGTTTATACATGGAAGGTGGACGCTGGAATTTTTCGTTGAACTGTACGCTGTTCTTGTGCATGTGCCCCCCTGATAAGTTGACCATCCTGAGTTTTTCGGACCAGGTCATCTACACGTTGAGACCCCCAAGTGATGAACGGCTAGGATGTCCACCACCTGCATGCATGTGGAGATGTCCATAGGAGCTTATCAAGGCTCTAGTCTACCTTGGACAAAGGCACCAATACTCTTAAAGGCGTGACTTACAATTCATAAAATTCACCTGAACATTCAACCATAAGCCCGGCGGTTTCACTAGTTGTGCAACCTTTTCTACAGTGAGTATGGGGAATAGATCACCATCATATTTGTCAGATCGAGAAAGAATACTCTGAATTACTGTCCAGATAGCAAGAAAATGTCAGTACACTATTTGACAGTGTAAATTGCAAGAGTGTGGAATGCAATATTTTCATCGATGATCAATGAGTTGCCTTTCATTTGGTTTGTTAGACTCCTAATTTACGCCCATCAGATAATTATAATCATGATTGCTACATATGGAAGAAGAGTTTGTCTAGCCTACACGCTGCCCCATGTGCCAACCTGGCACATGCATgggacatccaagccatgcatccCAGTCAACCAGTGGTCCACCTTCAATGAATGTGTGCGATCAGTATCATGATTGGAGTCCACTGAATTTTTGGCCAGGTCATTTACATGCtaggcccacgtgatgcatgGTCCTGATGTCCCAAAGTATGTTGACTTGTGCAACCATGTGCAGAGCCGCACACAGAACATTGCATGCACAGATATGGTTGACAAGCATCAATAGACAATGTCTTTGGTAGTCAGCCCGAACCAGTGATCTGGTTCATGGAAAGAGGGGCACCACATTTACAGAATTGCCCCCCAATTCAGACCAAACATTGTATACTAACACCAAAAGACATACCAACTCCATTCATGAAGACAACTCCAGAAGATCACGTCAACAGCTACATATATCAGAATTCCAACTTACAATGTACATCGGATAAGTCCTTCACTGTATAGTCCACAGAAAACCATCCTTCCAGATGCTCCCCATTGATGATGTAAGACTTTTTGTTATCTTTAAACAAGAATTGAATATCAGTAACATTATCAAGCATTACGTTCGGTGCACAGATCCCAACATTGTCCTTTGTTAATTGTACATCACACCACATGATCACATTGGGTAAGCTAATCAGTGATGCAATGGAGTATGCATAGTAACTGGAATCAGGAACAAGCCCTGAAAAGCCGCCCTTAGCAATCACTATGGGTGCATTACCTGTGAATGGGGAGAAAAAAAATGATGTATCAGTATGGTGGGCCAGGCAGGTAACTAAGAATAACAAAAGCAATTACAATAAAAGGACTGTACAATGCATGGCACAAAGTATCTAGCTAGAGGTGGGCCAagcttttggtgatccaaactgttccaGAAGGCCTCACCATGAATGGGCTATGGTGTAAAAACTTGAATAAAGTACGACACTAGCAATCCAATTGGAGGAAGGCTAACAATTGGATAACTGGATTGTTCAATGAGGACGACATTTGGTCCACCgcctatccatggtgggaccctagatgaatggtctggatcactaaaagGTGCACCTTGTACCAAATGCCACCCAAAAGCTCAGCATTTTATAGGGTCTGTTTGGCCTGCATTATAGAGCTGTGTAGATAAAGTCATTTGGATATTAGTGAAGGCTACGTGTTTTGTTTCGGAATGGGGTATGTGGAAATGGTGGGGAAAGTGGGTGGTCAATGTTAGTGTAATTTGGGGGTGGGGAGTCGATTTGTCTTTGTAAGCTTTTTGGTTATGTTATCGTTGTATATTCTGTCGCCTTTTTGGCGCTTgcttaataaaatttcagttaCCTTTCAAAAACAAAGGTCATTTGGATAAAGTTATTTTATCAAGATTGCTCTTATGACGACTAATGACAATCAATATCAgcatgtcatggtacacctacaGGCGTGATATGGGGAAACCTTCAAAGAAGTTCACCCACATCCCTCTagcaaaaaaaaattgaatttccacTAGTTACTCTAAGAAATAAGAAATATGTGTCAGCCTCTGAGTGAATGACGCCGCCGACGGAAACCATGGCAATGGTGGTAAACAACAAAGATAAGGGCCCCGACCAAACTAGGGCTCTCCCAAATGCAGATGAAGACGGGAACTAGCATGGTCCAGAGATGGAGATATTGCAGGAGAAGACGATGAAGAGGAGCAGTGTTGGGGAAGAAAGGGCATCGACCCAGTTGTGTAGGAACGATCTTCCAGGAGAATGGAATGAGGTTGTccggaaaaaaaggaaaagaagtgaCCTCGATCGTAATACTAGGAATGTTTCAAACTTCCCGACGATCTTTGTCAAAGGTTATCCAGTCGGATGGCTCCCCATTAACGTGGCAAGAGTTTTTGGTAGAGCGGGTGCCGTTATGGATGTGGTTATGCCAAGGGATAGAAGCTCTGGTTTGCAGAGGTTTCTCCCTTGTAAAGATGAGTTCAGAGGAAGAACTGTCCAGAGCAGTGTTCATGTTTCCGCTATTGGTACAAAGAGCGAGATTCAGTCCCAATCGAAAAAATCCTAAGGGCAAACTCTCCGCGCACAAGGAACTAAAGGAAACTCAGGAGGTTAATCATCAAGGCCCCTTCATTCGAAAGAACGCCATTTCTTTCAAGGATGCCGTTCTAAATCACTCAGCCCCTTCGAAATCAATTCAGTCGCACAACTCTATTCATCCAATAGAAATGGACATCGGTAGCAAGAAAAAgcaagaagaaagggaagaaaagcaAGATCCTAAACCCAAAGTCGGGGATTGTGTGTTGCGTATAAAACAAGCTCGAGTGGACCAATTGAAGGAAGATCTGCTGGACACAGTGGTGATAATCACAAAAGAGGGAGCTTTAATATCTCAAGTTAGAAACTGTACCGAAAGTTGCTGTAGAATTCGTCccgctaagtttatcattacgcCGATCGGATATAATGAATTATGGGTTAAGATGACGCCGGGTCTTAAGCCGGATTCTTTGATTATGGCAGGGGCAATACATACTAATGGGCCGGTTATTTCTGTTCAGAGTTGGGAAGAGTTCTCTATCTTGGGATCTGAAAACGTTTGGATCCTCATTTGGGGGATTCCACTCGAACTCTGGTACGACGAGTTCTTCATCACCGTTACTAGTATTCTTAGTTCGTTCAAAGAACTAGACCTTAAGACGAAGATTAGGGAAGAAATGGCGGTGGCTCGAATCTGTGTGTGTAGAAGCAAAGGGGAGCCCCTTCCCAACCATATTCAGATCCTAGTTGAAGAAAGAAGCATTATCTTGCCATTACAGAAGGAAGAGAAGAACAACCATATCCCTAGATGGGGTGACTGGTGGCGGACAAAGGAATCCCTTCCACCGCCTACGATGGCCGTGACAGTCGGCTCTGCGAACGACGGAGTACGAGTTGCATGCTTCGGCGGAGTTCGGGATCGTAGCCCTGCAACCGTACCTTCTACACTCGATGATCCAGTTAGAGACATCTCCCTTCATCAGACGTGTACTGTAGATTGCAAGGTGCAGTGCCCCATCGCCAGACGCGTGGCGTAGATCATCGCCATCGCCAGACGCGTGGTGCAGATCTGAGCTTCGCCCATTCCAATCCTAAGGTCCTTCCCTATCCCAAGATAGGCGTGACACGTGGAACTATTGATCAAGAGACACATAGCCACTGTAATGCTCATATCTTGAGGGTGGCAAAGGGAGTCTGTAGGGAGTAGCGGTAGCTGACGCATGGCAGTTTCGACGACTCTTCGCTCAAACTCGAATTGTTCGACTTGGGAGACCCAGGCTTGGTCAGATCTGGGGAGCGCTGTTTTAGTCAATCAGGTCCAAGTCTAACACTATCGGGTCCGCGTTATCTAAATCTCAATACTCATGCTCAGTTAGAGGTGACAACGAAACATAGCTTAGTGCCGTTCAGAGTCGAGACGTCTAGGCCGCAGGTCGCTATGACATCTCCAAAGCTTCCTTCTCCTCATACCTCTATGCAGCTATGGAAGAACTCCccgctgatacaaaacttccagaAGCCCACTTCGACGCCTCTGAAGCATGTGGAAGATGAAGAAATGGAGTTTGACCAAGCTTCTGCCCAATCAGAAAATCCTCCTTCCCCCTCGTCCTTGCTTTCGTCCCCTTTATCCTCCCACGGTGATTGCTCAGAGCATGGTCTCCTTACTCTCTTTCAGGAGACGCCGGAAGTAGAAGTGATAGAAGCAAAGCCGCTGCAGATTCGAGCAGGTATGGTCTTGGTTCACGAGGAAGCAGGGGATCAGAAACTGAGGGATGCACCGAACAGAGCAAACCTGATAGAGGTCATTCAAAGGAAGAAATGGATTCGCAATGCAGTGGGCCATGTGGGAAGATCCTTAGGTCTGTCCTTTGGGGATTGTTCGGAGGACTACATTGCATTATTCCAATGTGTGGAGTCTCGCAGTAGACCCCTTTCAGCCTCCAAATCCCCGAGAGGTCGTCAAGCCAGATCTTGTAGCAGCAAAATAATTCAAGGTTTGATGCCGCTCTCAGATTCGTCTGATATAGTCAACGGCAGGGTCGGGAATTAGGGATTACGGGGAAGCTTAGTTCCCCAATGAAGGTCATCTCCTGGAATGTTAGGGGTGTGGGGTCTAAGCAAAAAAGAAGCCTAATCAAAGACTCTTGCGATAGAAATAATCCAGACGTTATCTGCTTGCAGGAAACCAAGGTCAATCGGTTTGACAACAGCTTGATGGGTTCTTTATGGAAGGCTAAAGATGCAAAATGGGTAGTGTTGAATTCCAATGGCAGTGCAAGTGGCATTCTGCTAGCTTGGAGATCGTCTCAGTGGGTTCTTCAGAAGAGCTCTGTTGGGCTTTTTTCTGTGTCCGTCATCCTAGCTCATATCTCCTCAGGTCTCCAAATTCTCATATCCTCAATTTATGGTCCTACTCAAGACGCTATCAGGAAAGACTTCTGGGATGAGCTAACCACTACCAGACAGAGTTTTTCTGGGCCATGCTGCATAGAAGGGGACTTCAATGTTATCAGGTATGCTGAAGAGAAATCCCATGGTAACAGAGTTTCTTCTGCGATGTCTTCTTTCTCCCGATGGATCGAAGACTAGGAGCTTGTTGATCTCCCTCTCCTGGGTTCCAGATTCACATGGACAAACGGGAGGGCTATTCCTATTCTCTCCAGATTAGACAGATTTTTGTTGTCTCCTGAATGGCTAgactcttttccttcttcttctcaagCAGTGCTTCCCAGAACTACGTCAGATCACTGCCTAGTTATTCTGACCACTGTAGATCAGAATTGGGGTCCTAAACCTTTTAGGTTTGACTCGTCCTGGCTcaaaattgaaggtttcagacaGATGGTAGCGGACTGGTGGACAGGGTTTCAGGTGGAAGGCTTTGCTGGGTATAGGTTAAGTTACAAACTCAAACAACTAAAAGGTAATTTGAAGGATTGGTATCAAATGGAATATTGTGCCAAGGTCTTGGAATTGGAATGGATTTTAGCAGAGCTTTAGAGGATTGATCTTCAAGTTGAAGACGTTCCCATGTCTCTTGATGTTTCGGTTAGAAGGATTCAGCTTATTTAATCTCTCACGAACAGTGCCCTAGAGTAGGAAATTTCGTGGAAGCAAAAATCCCGAGCGAAATGGATTAAGGAAGGTGACAAAACACTAGCTATTTCCACAATATAGCTAGCATGCATGCCAGGACCAATAGAATTAGCTCTATTGTAGTGAACAAGGTTTGGATTGAGGATAAAGACAGTATTGCGGAAGAGGTTATAGCTTTTTTCAACTCCCTTCTTAAGGGAGAAGACTGGCGTAGGCCCTGGTTGGACAACCTTCAGATGGACAGCATATCCTCAAAAGAAGCATCTGCGTTAGAAGCCCCCTTCTCAGTGAAGGAAGTGAGAGGGGCTATCGAATCATTGGGCAACGACAAGGCGCCAGGTCCGGATGGTTTTCCTATCCTTTTCTTCCAAAGTTTCTGGGACACAATCCAATTGGATGTTATGGAATTTGTGAAGGAGTTCCATTAGCGAAGCATATTATCAAAATCGCTAGGTGCAACTTTCATTGCTATCATCCCTAAGATATCGGGGGCTGCTTCTCTTAAAGATTA harbors:
- the LOC131219552 gene encoding glycerophosphodiester phosphodiesterase GDPDL4-like isoform X1; its protein translation is MSNSGIVVLLFVVFLQSSLIFSQSPKASTTSTPWRTLAGNAPIVIAKGGFSGLVPDSSYYAYSIASLISLPNVIMWCDVQLTKDNVGICAPNVMLDNVTDIQFLFKDNKKSYIINGEHLEGWFSVDYTVKDLSDVHLIQSILSRSDKYDGDLFPILTVEKVAQLVKPPGLWLNVQHDMFFKQHNLSMRNFVHSVSRRVIIDYISSPEVAFLTNIGAMFNRSKTKLVFRFLEPEVTEPSTNQTFGSLLKNLTFLKTFASGILVPKGYIWPVNMDLYLQPHTSLVLDAHKEGLEVFASDFMNDVPLSYNYSYDPLAEILSFIDNTDFSVDGVLSDFPITPSEAIGCFSHINKNSSEYEKPIIISHNGASGMYAGSTDLAYRQAVEDGADVIDCSVQMTKDGIPICLNSINLFDGTAVVQSPFSSHFATIPEIQANAGIFSFNLTWKEIQSLRPAISIPYMHYNLKRNPAYANAGNFMTLSDFLIFSKGKPITGILISIENAAYLAEKQGLGVTDAVFSALKHAGYDNQAALEVTIQSTDSAVLKKLKQQTDFKLMYMVDESIRDALNSSLKAIKQFADSVAINKVSVYPLSASFLTGMTNLVPKLQSFGLTVYVYLFRNEFVSQAWDYFSDPTVEINSYVQGAGVDGIITDFPGTARAYRRNSCLKMGSGMPVYMTPVQPGGLLQLIAAQFLPPAEAPLPVLTESDIAEPPLPSVTVRPPASGIGGNFLGPTSPPPSSGPPHCIACIFVALSMLLLASLLIL
- the LOC131219552 gene encoding glycerophosphodiester phosphodiesterase GDPDL4-like isoform X2 is translated as MRRRDFLWACVSSILRCQSIEISPYHYNVDPAKSTLVRLLPSLPAAIISPSLQKSPPKLPAFLAPDILRRNFPAMSNSGIVVLLFVVFLQSSLIFSQSPKASTTSTPWRTLAGNAPIVIAKGGFSGLVPDSSYYAYSIASLISLPNVIMWCDVQLTKDNVGICAPNVMLDNVTDIQFLFKDNKKSYIINGEHLEGWFSVDYTVKDLSDVHLIQSILSRSDKYDGDLFPILTVEKVAQLVKPPGLWLNVQHDMFFKQHNLSMRNFVHSVSRRVIIDYISSPEVAFLTNIGAMFNRSKTKLVFRFLEPEVTEPSTNQTFGSLLKNLTFLKTFASGILVPKGYIWPVNMDLYLQPHTSLVLDAHKEGLEVFASDFMNDVPLSYNYSYDPLAEILSFIDNTDFSVDGVLSDFPITPSEAIGCFSHINKNSSEYEKPIIISHNGASGMYAGSTDLAYRQAVEDGADVIDCSVQMTKDGIPICLNSINLFDGTAVVQSPFSSHFATIPEIQANAGIFSFNLTWKEIQSLRPAISIPYMHYNLKRNPAYANAGNFMTLSDFLIFSKGKPITGILISIENAAYLAEKQGLGVTDAVFSALKHAGYDNQAALEVTIQSTDSAVLKKLKQQTDFKLMYMVDESIRDALNSSLKAIKQFADSVAINKE